The following coding sequences lie in one Pseudomonas syringae CC1557 genomic window:
- a CDS encoding DUF1365 domain-containing protein, whose amino-acid sequence MNSALYSGWISHRRFSPRSHEFTYRIGLIYLDLDEQESVFGLSPLAGNRRFAAFSFRERDYLPELTGRGVPLIEAARERVGKALGRMPLGRVCLLTQARSWGLSFNPVSFFYCHEVDGTLAAILCEVTNTPWGERYSYVLPATVEGHQHFAVAKAFHVSPFLPRDLEYRMSFSQPAERIGVHMADWQGELKMFDATLNLTRQNLNRQTLHRHLMAFPWMTAKTCLAIYWQAVRLLVKRIPIFSHQAADGEYRAAAVQSKDSHHEKQ is encoded by the coding sequence GTGAACAGCGCCCTCTACAGTGGCTGGATCAGTCACCGGCGATTTTCGCCACGGTCTCATGAGTTCACCTATCGCATCGGTCTGATCTATCTGGACCTGGATGAGCAAGAGAGCGTATTCGGGCTTTCGCCGCTGGCGGGCAACAGACGTTTCGCCGCGTTTTCGTTCCGCGAGCGCGACTATTTGCCGGAACTGACCGGGCGCGGCGTGCCGCTGATAGAAGCGGCACGCGAACGGGTCGGCAAAGCGCTGGGGCGTATGCCGCTGGGTCGGGTCTGCCTGCTGACCCAGGCGCGCAGTTGGGGGTTGTCGTTCAACCCGGTCAGTTTTTTTTACTGCCATGAGGTGGACGGCACGCTGGCCGCCATCCTCTGTGAAGTCACCAACACACCGTGGGGCGAGCGCTACAGTTATGTACTGCCAGCCACGGTTGAAGGCCATCAGCATTTTGCCGTGGCCAAGGCTTTTCATGTTTCACCGTTTCTGCCGCGTGATCTTGAGTACCGCATGAGCTTCAGCCAGCCTGCCGAGCGTATCGGTGTCCATATGGCGGACTGGCAAGGCGAGCTGAAGATGTTCGACGCCACGCTCAACCTGACACGGCAAAACCTCAATCGCCAGACATTGCACCGCCATCTGATGGCGTTCCCATGGATGACCGCGAAAACCTGTCTGGCCATCTATTGGCAGGCCGTGCGCCTACTGGTCAAACGCATCCCTATTTTTTCCCATCAGGCCGCCGACGGCGAATACCGTGCCGCCGCCGTGCAATCCAAGGACTCACACCATGAAAAGCAGTAG
- a CDS encoding YkgJ family cysteine cluster protein — translation MDATLIPLADIHSETEVTCSTCAACCCQLEVMLITDTGVPERYIDNDEWGGEVMLRLDDGWCAALDRNTMMCTIYEKRPLICREFEAGAEDCLNERKGIATAYL, via the coding sequence CTGGACGCCACACTTATTCCGCTCGCCGATATTCACAGCGAAACGGAAGTCACCTGCTCAACCTGTGCGGCCTGCTGCTGCCAACTGGAAGTGATGCTGATCACCGACACGGGCGTGCCCGAGCGCTATATCGATAACGACGAATGGGGTGGCGAGGTCATGTTGCGGCTGGATGACGGCTGGTGCGCAGCGCTGGATCGCAACACCATGATGTGCACGATCTATGAAAAGCGTCCCTTGATCTGTCGTGAGTTCGAAGCCGGAGCAGAAGATTGCCTGAACGAACGCAAGGGGATTGCGACGGCTTATCTTTGA
- a CDS encoding molybdopterin-synthase adenylyltransferase MoeB, whose amino-acid sequence MLSDQELLRYSRQILLQHVDIDGQLRLKQSRALVVGVGGLGSPVALYLAAAGVGELHLADFDHVDLTNLQRQIIHDTPGIGLSKVDSAMARLSAINPEITLIAHRAALDADSLNAAVNAVDLVLDCSDNFATREAVNAACVAARKPLVSGAAIRLEGQLSVFDPRRDDSPCYHCLYGHGSEAELTCSEAGVIGPLVGLVGSLQSLEALKILACFGEPMVGRLLLIDALSTRFRELKVKRDPACSVCGPANGQRGHA is encoded by the coding sequence GTGCTGAGTGATCAGGAACTGCTGCGCTACAGCCGGCAGATTCTGTTGCAACATGTCGACATCGACGGCCAACTGCGACTCAAGCAGAGCCGTGCGCTGGTCGTGGGCGTGGGTGGGCTTGGATCGCCAGTGGCTCTTTATCTGGCCGCTGCCGGGGTGGGCGAGCTGCACCTGGCGGATTTTGACCATGTTGATCTGACCAATCTACAGCGCCAGATCATCCACGATACGCCAGGCATCGGTCTTTCCAAGGTCGACTCGGCCATGGCTCGACTCAGCGCAATAAATCCTGAAATCACCCTGATTGCCCATCGTGCGGCACTGGACGCGGACTCACTGAACGCGGCGGTAAATGCTGTGGATCTGGTGCTCGATTGTTCCGACAACTTCGCCACGCGCGAGGCGGTCAATGCGGCCTGCGTTGCGGCGCGCAAACCATTGGTCAGCGGCGCAGCGATCCGTCTTGAGGGCCAACTGTCGGTTTTCGATCCGCGTCGTGACGACAGCCCTTGCTATCACTGTTTGTATGGCCATGGCAGCGAAGCCGAATTGACCTGCAGCGAAGCCGGTGTCATCGGGCCTCTGGTGGGGCTGGTCGGCAGTCTGCAATCGTTGGAAGCCTTGAAGATCCTGGCCTGTTTCGGCGAGCCGATGGTCGGGCGCCTGTTATTGATCGATGCCCTCAGCACCCGTTTTCGTGAGCTGAAAGTCAAACGCGATCCGGCATGCAGCGTGTGCGGTCCGGCAAACGGGCAGCGCGGGCATGCCTGA
- the phrB gene encoding deoxyribodipyrimidine photo-lyase yields the protein MQLIWLRSDLRVHDNTALTAAMQRGPTLAVYLLSPAQWLSHDDADCKVDFWLRNLVELEKALGKLNVPLLIREADTWDKAPEVLSTLCSEFKVEGLHLNEEYGIHETRRDQAVQKMLEDAGVHCTRYLDQLLFKPGSILTKTGNYFQVFTQFKKACYTRLHAAMPPLVRTPTAQQALSIKSDRVPHQVSGFATPTDALRALWPAGEGEASRRMDAFADEQISYYKDERDFPAKPGTSQLSAYLAAGVISPRQCLHAALTSNHGEFETGDVGTVTWINELLWREFYKHTLVGYPRVSRHRAFRPETEALQWRDAPEELLAWQEARTGLPIIDAAMRQLLETGWMHNRLRMVVAMFLTKNLLIDWREGERFFMRHLIDGDLASNNGGWQWSSSTGTDSAPYFRIFNPLSQSERFDPEGVFIKRWLPELADLNKKQIHDPASVGGLFGVADYPKPIVDLSKSRARALAAFKALPTRVPAAGADHG from the coding sequence ATGCAACTGATCTGGCTGCGTAGCGACCTGCGCGTTCATGACAACACTGCCCTGACCGCCGCCATGCAGCGCGGTCCGACGCTGGCGGTTTACCTGCTCAGCCCTGCGCAGTGGCTAAGTCACGACGATGCCGACTGTAAAGTCGATTTCTGGCTGCGCAACCTGGTCGAGCTGGAAAAAGCCCTTGGCAAACTGAACGTGCCGCTGCTGATTCGCGAGGCTGACACCTGGGACAAGGCACCTGAGGTGCTGTCGACACTGTGCAGTGAATTCAAGGTCGAGGGCCTGCACCTCAACGAGGAATACGGCATTCACGAAACCCGCCGTGACCAGGCCGTGCAGAAGATGCTTGAAGACGCCGGTGTGCATTGCACCCGCTACCTCGACCAGTTGCTGTTCAAACCGGGTAGCATCCTGACCAAGACCGGCAACTACTTTCAGGTATTCACCCAGTTCAAGAAGGCCTGCTATACCCGACTGCATGCAGCTATGCCGCCTCTCGTGCGCACGCCCACCGCACAGCAAGCGCTGTCGATAAAAAGCGATCGGGTTCCTCACCAGGTGAGCGGTTTTGCTACGCCGACGGATGCGTTACGCGCACTGTGGCCCGCTGGCGAGGGCGAGGCCAGTCGCCGCATGGACGCTTTCGCAGACGAGCAGATCAGCTACTACAAGGACGAGCGGGACTTCCCGGCAAAGCCCGGCACCAGCCAGCTTTCAGCCTATCTCGCTGCCGGGGTCATTTCGCCGCGCCAGTGCCTGCATGCCGCCTTGACCAGTAATCATGGGGAATTCGAGACCGGCGACGTGGGCACGGTGACCTGGATTAACGAACTGTTGTGGCGAGAGTTCTACAAACACACGCTGGTGGGCTACCCTCGTGTTTCGCGTCATCGCGCTTTCAGACCGGAAACCGAAGCACTGCAATGGCGCGACGCCCCTGAAGAGCTGCTGGCGTGGCAGGAAGCGCGCACCGGCCTGCCGATCATTGACGCGGCCATGCGTCAATTGCTGGAAACCGGATGGATGCACAATCGGCTAAGGATGGTCGTTGCCATGTTTCTTACTAAAAACCTGTTGATAGACTGGCGGGAAGGCGAGCGCTTTTTCATGCGCCACCTGATCGACGGCGACCTGGCGTCCAATAACGGCGGCTGGCAGTGGAGTTCGTCCACCGGTACCGACTCGGCCCCGTATTTCCGTATCTTCAACCCGTTGTCACAATCGGAAAGATTCGACCCCGAGGGCGTGTTCATCAAGCGCTGGCTGCCGGAGCTGGCAGACCTCAACAAAAAACAGATTCATGACCCCGCTTCTGTCGGCGGGCTGTTTGGCGTCGCCGATTACCCGAAGCCCATCGTCGACCTGAGCAAAAGTCGCGCCCGCGCGCTGGCAGCGTTCAAGGCGCTGCCAACCCGCGTGCCCGCCGCAGGGGCTGACCATGGCTGA
- the prmC gene encoding peptide chain release factor N(5)-glutamine methyltransferase yields MTIIASVLRSAELPDSPTARLDVELLLAAALGKPRSFLHTWPERIVSTEAAVAFAGYLERRRKGEPVAYILGQQGFWKLDLEVAPHTLIPRPETEMLVEAALELVPAFASAQVLDLGTGTGAIGLALASDRQQWKVTAVDRVAEAVALAERNRQRLQLNNAEVFESHWFSSLQGRQFDLIISNPPYISDTDPHLAAGDVRFEPSSALVAGADGLDDLRTIIEQAPAHLNAEGWLLLEHGYDQGPAVRELLIRQGFERIQTRRDLGEHERITFGCKPC; encoded by the coding sequence ATGACCATCATCGCAAGTGTGCTAAGAAGCGCCGAGCTTCCCGATTCACCCACTGCACGGCTTGATGTCGAACTGCTGCTCGCGGCAGCACTGGGCAAACCACGCAGTTTTCTGCACACCTGGCCCGAGCGCATCGTCAGCACTGAAGCTGCAGTGGCATTTGCAGGCTATCTGGAACGTCGACGCAAGGGTGAGCCGGTGGCTTACATTCTCGGTCAGCAAGGCTTCTGGAAGCTGGACCTTGAAGTCGCGCCGCACACGTTGATACCGCGACCGGAGACTGAAATGCTGGTCGAGGCGGCGCTGGAATTAGTGCCCGCTTTTGCATCTGCTCAGGTGCTGGATCTTGGCACCGGGACCGGTGCAATCGGTCTGGCATTAGCCAGCGATCGCCAGCAGTGGAAGGTGACTGCGGTCGACCGTGTGGCTGAAGCCGTTGCGCTGGCCGAGCGCAATCGACAGCGCCTGCAACTGAACAATGCCGAAGTCTTTGAAAGCCACTGGTTCAGCAGCCTGCAAGGTCGCCAGTTCGATCTGATCATCAGCAATCCGCCCTATATCTCCGACACTGATCCGCATCTGGCGGCCGGTGACGTGCGTTTCGAACCGAGCAGTGCGCTGGTCGCCGGGGCCGATGGGCTGGACGATCTGCGGACGATCATCGAACAGGCGCCTGCCCATCTGAATGCGGAAGGCTGGTTGTTGCTGGAGCATGGTTATGATCAGGGCCCTGCCGTGCGCGAGCTGCTGATTCGCCAGGGCTTCGAGCGCATCCAGACCCGACGCGACCTGGGCGAGCACGAGCGCATTACCTTCGGATGCAAGCCGTGCTGA
- a CDS encoding nuclear transport factor 2 family protein translates to MADFLHSFAQRFAALNKDNLNQVAELYSEDVSFSDPLHDIHGLPAMQRYFAELYANVRDLHFDFHAFDEVRPGEGYLVWTMSYSHPRLAAGQTIRVEGCSHLKWHEKVYRHRDYFDAGALLYEHLPIMGRVINWLKKRLG, encoded by the coding sequence ATGGCTGACTTTCTGCACAGCTTCGCTCAGCGCTTTGCCGCACTGAACAAAGACAACCTGAATCAGGTCGCCGAGCTGTACAGCGAAGACGTGTCGTTCAGCGACCCGCTGCACGATATTCATGGCCTGCCTGCCATGCAGCGTTATTTCGCCGAGCTGTACGCCAACGTTCGTGATCTGCATTTCGATTTTCACGCCTTCGACGAAGTCCGGCCCGGCGAAGGCTATCTGGTCTGGACCATGAGCTACTCGCACCCACGCCTGGCCGCCGGCCAGACCATCCGGGTCGAAGGCTGTTCGCACCTTAAATGGCATGAAAAGGTTTACCGGCATCGCGACTATTTCGATGCCGGAGCGTTGCTCTACGAACATCTGCCCATCATGGGCCGAGTCATCAATTGGCTGAAGAAGAGGTTGGGATGA
- a CDS encoding NAD(P)/FAD-dependent oxidoreductase, whose translation MKIAVIGSGIAGLTSAYLLNRKHEVTVFESSDWVGGHTHTVDVQVEGRAYAIDTGFIVFNNWTYPNFIRLLSQLGVDFKPAEMSFSVHDPRTGVEYNGNNLNSLFAQRSNLLSPRFWGMLRDILRFNRQSVEDLENQRIAADTTLGEYLKKGAYGQRFIDHYIVPMGAAIWSMSLAEMLGFPLQFFVRFFKNHGLLSVTNRPQWCVIEGGSRSYVEPLTASFRERIRLSCPVTRVERDNEGVTVHSAAGSEHFDKVVFACHSDQALALLAEPSSAEQSVLGALRYAENDVVLHTDTRLLPDRRLAWASWNYRLGGDDKQLAAVTYDMNILQGIDSDTTFCVSLNQTAAIDPASILGRYRYSHPQYSLDAIAAQARWQEINGVDHTWYCGAYWANGFHEDGVVSGLRVAQAFGETL comes from the coding sequence ATGAAAATCGCAGTCATTGGCAGCGGGATCGCTGGGTTGACCAGTGCCTATCTGCTCAATCGCAAGCATGAGGTCACGGTATTCGAGTCCTCGGACTGGGTCGGCGGGCACACGCACACAGTCGATGTCCAGGTCGAGGGGCGTGCCTATGCCATCGACACCGGTTTCATTGTGTTCAATAACTGGACCTACCCGAATTTCATTCGCCTGCTGAGCCAGCTGGGCGTGGACTTCAAACCCGCTGAAATGAGCTTTTCGGTGCACGATCCGCGCACTGGCGTCGAATATAACGGCAACAACCTCAACAGCCTGTTTGCCCAGCGCAGCAACCTGCTGTCGCCAAGGTTCTGGGGCATGCTGCGCGATATCCTGCGGTTCAACCGGCAGTCCGTCGAAGACCTGGAAAATCAGCGCATCGCGGCAGACACCACGCTCGGCGAGTACCTGAAAAAAGGCGCTTACGGGCAACGCTTCATCGACCACTACATCGTGCCGATGGGCGCGGCGATCTGGTCCATGTCGCTGGCGGAAATGCTCGGCTTTCCGCTGCAATTCTTCGTGCGCTTCTTCAAGAACCACGGCCTGCTCTCGGTCACCAACCGGCCGCAATGGTGCGTGATAGAGGGCGGTTCCAGAAGCTATGTCGAGCCCTTGACTGCCTCGTTCCGGGAGCGCATTCGCCTGTCATGCCCGGTCACCCGCGTGGAACGCGACAACGAGGGTGTAACAGTACACAGCGCTGCGGGCAGCGAACATTTCGACAAGGTGGTGTTTGCCTGCCACAGCGACCAGGCCCTGGCATTGCTGGCCGAACCGTCCAGCGCCGAGCAGTCGGTGCTTGGCGCCCTGCGCTACGCCGAAAACGATGTGGTGCTGCACACCGATACCCGTCTGCTGCCAGACCGCCGTCTGGCCTGGGCCAGCTGGAATTATCGTCTTGGCGGCGATGATAAACAGTTGGCAGCCGTCACGTATGACATGAACATCCTGCAAGGCATCGACAGCGACACCACGTTCTGCGTCAGCCTGAATCAGACTGCGGCCATCGACCCGGCCAGCATTCTCGGTCGCTACCGCTATTCGCATCCGCAATACAGCCTTGACGCAATAGCGGCACAAGCGCGCTGGCAGGAAATCAATGGCGTCGACCACACCTGGTACTGCGGCGCCTACTGGGCCAACGGTTTTCACGAAGACGGCGTTGTCAGCGGCTTGCGCGTGGCTCAGGCGTTCGGTGAAACATTGTGA
- a CDS encoding SDR family NAD(P)-dependent oxidoreductase, which produces MSTPGARRIWLTGASSGIGLALAKELLDAGHRLALTARTLEPLQNLATLYPEQVLLVTGDITDGLQVKSISDRIAQEWGALDTAILNAGTCEYIDTRNFEAAMVERVVRTNLLASSYCIQEALPLLRKGTQPHLVGVASAVTFLALPRAEAYGASKAGLRYLFEALRIDLASENIDVTIVSPGFVDTPLTQKNDFPMPMRWPVKKAAQYIAEKLNRARRPLEIAFPTAFILSMKLLALFPARVRFAIGKRMARSETANKDAQ; this is translated from the coding sequence ATGAGCACTCCTGGCGCACGACGTATCTGGTTGACCGGCGCCAGCAGTGGCATCGGTCTCGCTTTGGCAAAGGAATTACTCGACGCAGGGCATCGGCTGGCATTGACTGCCAGAACCCTGGAACCGCTGCAGAACCTCGCGACCCTGTACCCGGAGCAGGTGCTGCTGGTCACGGGTGATATCACCGATGGCTTGCAAGTGAAGTCCATAAGCGACCGCATCGCTCAGGAATGGGGCGCCCTGGACACGGCGATTCTCAATGCCGGAACTTGCGAATACATTGACACCCGCAACTTCGAAGCGGCAATGGTCGAACGCGTGGTGCGCACCAATCTGCTGGCCAGCAGTTACTGTATTCAGGAAGCGCTGCCGTTGTTGCGCAAGGGGACACAGCCGCATCTGGTCGGTGTCGCCAGCGCAGTGACGTTCCTGGCACTGCCTCGCGCAGAAGCCTACGGCGCGTCGAAAGCCGGGCTGCGCTATCTGTTTGAAGCCCTGCGCATTGATCTGGCCAGCGAAAACATCGATGTGACCATCGTCAGCCCAGGGTTTGTCGATACCCCGCTGACGCAAAAAAACGATTTTCCGATGCCCATGCGCTGGCCCGTCAAAAAGGCCGCACAGTACATTGCCGAAAAACTCAACCGCGCACGGCGACCGCTTGAAATTGCCTTCCCGACGGCATTCATCCTCAGTATGAAACTGTTGGCCCTGTTCCCGGCGCGCGTCAGATTCGCCATCGGCAAGCGCATGGCGCGCAGCGAGACGGCCAATAAGGACGCGCAATGA
- a CDS encoding acyloxyacyl hydrolase → MKRLFCLAVLSALMAGQTSLAQADGVEFSVGQTGESTMTYRLGVQFDWDKTWLQSDIGRLTGYWDGAYTYWDGKDYKDNHSLSFSPVLVYEFGNSSVKPYVEAGIGVSVFSNTQVEDRKFGSAFNFEDRIGFGLRFAGGHEVGIRATHYSNAGIKQPNDGIESYALHYKMPF, encoded by the coding sequence ATGAAGAGACTCTTTTGCCTGGCCGTGCTCTCGGCCCTTATGGCAGGCCAGACTTCACTGGCGCAGGCCGACGGCGTTGAATTTTCGGTTGGGCAGACCGGCGAGTCCACAATGACTTATCGCCTGGGTGTTCAGTTCGACTGGGACAAAACCTGGTTGCAAAGCGACATTGGCCGTCTGACCGGTTATTGGGACGGCGCCTACACCTACTGGGATGGCAAGGACTACAAGGATAACCACAGCCTGTCGTTCTCCCCGGTTCTGGTGTACGAGTTCGGCAACAGCAGCGTGAAGCCTTACGTCGAAGCGGGTATCGGTGTTTCGGTGTTCTCCAACACTCAGGTTGAAGATCGCAAGTTCGGCTCGGCATTCAACTTCGAAGACCGCATCGGTTTCGGCCTGCGCTTCGCTGGCGGACATGAAGTCGGCATCCGTGCCACTCATTACTCCAACGCCGGCATCAAGCAGCCTAACGACGGTATCGAAAGCTACGCTTTGCATTACAAAATGCCGTTCTGA
- the murI gene encoding glutamate racemase gives MPDIHMSHSSDAPVGIFDSGVGGLSVLNEIRQLLPSESLLYLADCGHIPYGEKSPEFIIERCLTIAGFFREQGAKALVVACNTATAAGVAHIRQRYPDWPIVGMEPAVKPAAEATRSGVVGVLATTGTLQSARFAALLDRFASDVQVVTQPCPGLVELIETGDLTSPQIRELLARYVQPLLAARCDTVILGCTHYPFLKPLLREMLPESVTLIDTGAAVARQLQRLLSRSDLLAGGPARETLYWSSGIPDNFRKILRFLSQSAGNVRSFRL, from the coding sequence ATGCCTGACATCCACATGAGCCACAGCAGCGATGCGCCGGTCGGGATCTTTGATTCCGGGGTGGGCGGGCTTTCCGTGCTGAATGAAATTCGCCAGTTATTGCCCAGCGAGTCGCTGTTGTACCTGGCGGACTGTGGGCATATTCCTTATGGCGAGAAAAGCCCTGAATTCATCATTGAGCGCTGCCTGACAATTGCCGGTTTTTTCCGCGAGCAAGGCGCCAAGGCGCTGGTCGTCGCTTGCAATACCGCCACCGCTGCGGGCGTGGCGCATATTCGTCAGCGCTATCCGGACTGGCCGATTGTGGGCATGGAGCCTGCGGTAAAACCTGCGGCCGAGGCCACGCGCAGTGGTGTGGTCGGCGTGCTGGCGACCACCGGGACACTGCAGAGCGCCAGATTCGCGGCACTGCTGGATCGTTTTGCCAGCGACGTGCAGGTTGTGACGCAGCCTTGCCCCGGGCTGGTCGAACTGATCGAAACCGGCGATCTGACCAGCCCGCAGATTCGTGAGCTGTTGGCGCGCTATGTCCAGCCTTTGCTGGCAGCGCGCTGTGACACCGTCATACTGGGCTGTACGCACTATCCGTTTCTTAAGCCGCTGCTGCGAGAAATGCTTCCCGAATCGGTCACCCTGATCGATACCGGCGCTGCGGTGGCGCGTCAGTTACAGCGTCTTTTGTCCCGCTCCGATCTGCTTGCAGGCGGTCCTGCGCGGGAGACTTTGTACTGGTCTAGTGGCATACCGGACAATTTCAGAAAAATCCTACGTTTTCTGTCGCAAAGTGCTGGCAATGTGAGAAGCTTCCGTTTGTAA
- a CDS encoding DUF2878 domain-containing protein, producing the protein MLKTIANALLFQIGWFACVLGGNSYWLLIALGVLVIHFLWISSWAAEGRLVTTVMLIGALIDSLLMTLGVFDFGVSGYLLPLWLALLWAVMATTLNHCLAWTARPLWRAAILGAIGGPMSYYAGSQLAQVHLPLGVWPSMLLLGLVWAGVFPLLQWLAGRTTRHSA; encoded by the coding sequence ATGCTTAAAACCATCGCCAACGCGCTGCTGTTTCAGATCGGCTGGTTTGCCTGCGTGCTGGGCGGCAACAGCTACTGGTTGCTGATTGCTTTGGGCGTGCTGGTCATCCACTTTTTGTGGATCAGTTCGTGGGCCGCAGAAGGTCGACTGGTGACTACCGTCATGCTGATCGGCGCATTGATCGACAGCTTGCTGATGACCCTGGGCGTGTTCGACTTCGGCGTCAGTGGCTACCTGCTGCCCTTGTGGCTGGCTTTGTTGTGGGCGGTCATGGCCACCACGCTTAATCATTGCCTGGCCTGGACCGCCAGACCGCTGTGGCGTGCAGCCATTCTTGGCGCTATCGGCGGCCCGATGTCGTACTATGCCGGCTCGCAACTGGCGCAGGTTCACCTTCCACTTGGAGTGTGGCCGAGCATGTTGCTGCTGGGGCTGGTCTGGGCAGGTGTTTTCCCCCTGTTGCAATGGCTGGCCGGCCGCACAACGCGCCATTCAGCCTGA
- a CDS encoding SAM-dependent methyltransferase, which translates to MKSSSSSFSANLGTNGLTADILRRGVLRQMTGLRNGQLVVVEGGRRHVFGKSDALIQAEVHILDSAAWGMIASSGSIGAGEAFIHGYWTTPDLTAVVRVFVSNLDVLDAMEGGVARLTRPLIHGLHWLNRNTRKGSQKNIAAHYDLGNTLFEQFLDPTMMYSAAQFLNENDTLEQAQLNKLERICQKLALKPEDHLLEIGTGWGSMAIYAAQHYGCQVTTTTLSKEQFAYTQQKLVELGLQDRVTLLLTDYRDLTGEYDKLVSIEMIEAVGHRFLPTYFKQCASLLKSNGMMLLQAITIREQRYTQAKRNVDFIQRYIFPGGALPSVAKMLDIVGNDTDMNLLHMEDFGLHYARTLRLWYDNFRNAHGKLTELGYDEYFLRLWEFYLCYCEGGFLERTIGTAQLLLAKPDALREPLLGRFNA; encoded by the coding sequence ATGAAAAGCAGTAGCAGTAGTTTTTCTGCCAATCTGGGGACCAATGGTCTGACGGCAGACATCCTGCGCCGAGGCGTTCTGCGGCAGATGACAGGCCTGCGCAACGGTCAGTTGGTGGTCGTTGAAGGAGGCCGGCGGCATGTGTTCGGCAAGAGCGATGCGCTGATCCAGGCCGAAGTCCACATTCTGGATTCGGCGGCCTGGGGCATGATTGCCAGCAGCGGCTCGATCGGCGCTGGCGAGGCGTTCATCCACGGTTACTGGACCACACCTGACCTGACGGCGGTGGTACGGGTATTTGTCAGCAATCTGGATGTTCTCGACGCGATGGAAGGCGGCGTAGCGCGTCTGACCCGGCCTTTGATTCATGGTCTGCACTGGCTTAACCGCAATACCCGCAAAGGTTCGCAGAAAAACATCGCGGCCCACTACGACCTGGGCAACACACTGTTCGAACAGTTTCTCGACCCGACCATGATGTATTCGGCGGCACAGTTTCTGAATGAAAACGACACGCTTGAACAGGCGCAACTGAACAAGCTGGAGCGTATCTGCCAGAAGCTGGCCCTGAAACCCGAAGATCACCTGCTGGAAATCGGCACCGGCTGGGGCAGCATGGCCATTTACGCTGCGCAGCATTATGGCTGCCAGGTGACCACCACCACGCTGTCGAAAGAGCAGTTTGCTTATACGCAGCAGAAGCTTGTCGAACTGGGACTGCAGGATCGCGTGACGTTGCTGCTGACCGACTACCGTGACCTGACCGGCGAGTACGACAAGCTGGTGTCCATCGAAATGATCGAAGCGGTCGGCCATCGCTTCCTGCCGACCTATTTCAAGCAATGCGCCAGCTTGCTGAAGAGCAACGGCATGATGCTGCTGCAGGCAATCACCATTCGCGAACAGCGCTATACCCAGGCCAAGCGCAATGTGGACTTCATCCAGCGCTATATTTTCCCCGGCGGCGCCCTGCCCTCGGTGGCAAAGATGCTCGACATCGTTGGCAATGATACCGATATGAACCTGCTGCACATGGAAGACTTTGGCCTGCATTACGCCCGCACGTTGCGCCTGTGGTACGACAATTTCCGGAACGCCCACGGCAAACTGACCGAACTGGGTTACGACGAGTACTTTTTGCGTCTTTGGGAGTTTTACCTGTGCTACTGCGAAGGGGGCTTCCTGGAACGGACCATCGGCACCGCGCAACTGCTGCTGGCCAAGCCGGACGCGTTACGCGAACCACTGCTTGGGCGCTTCAATGCTTAA